A genomic stretch from Chryseobacterium sp. SNU WT5 includes:
- the truA gene encoding tRNA pseudouridine(38-40) synthase TruA has protein sequence MRYCIEFSYSGKNYFGYQIQPNQITVQEVLENALSTILREKIKTTGAGRTDTGVHAKKIFAHFDTDKDIGNNLTYQLNSFLGEDIAVKKIFSVKDDFHARFDATFRTYEYYITLEKNPFTQDSSWQIWKRDLDVDRMNEACKILFEYEDFTSFSKLHTNSKTNNCNIYKAFWEKKELELKFTISADRFLRNMVRAIVGTMVEIGNGKIEPQDLHRIIQDKNRNSAGTSAPAQGLFLVDVGYDF, from the coding sequence ATGAGGTATTGTATTGAGTTTTCTTATTCGGGTAAAAATTATTTTGGCTATCAAATTCAGCCCAACCAAATTACGGTACAGGAAGTTTTGGAAAATGCTTTGTCTACGATCCTGCGTGAAAAAATTAAGACGACCGGAGCGGGGAGAACTGATACTGGCGTGCATGCTAAGAAAATATTTGCACATTTTGATACTGACAAAGATATTGGTAACAATCTAACTTATCAGTTGAATAGTTTTTTAGGCGAAGATATTGCGGTTAAAAAGATTTTTTCGGTTAAGGACGACTTTCATGCCCGGTTCGATGCAACTTTCCGGACTTACGAATATTACATCACTTTAGAAAAAAATCCGTTTACTCAAGATTCTTCCTGGCAGATCTGGAAACGTGATCTGGATGTTGACCGAATGAATGAAGCCTGCAAAATTCTTTTTGAATATGAAGATTTTACGAGTTTTTCTAAATTACATACCAATAGTAAAACCAATAACTGCAACATCTATAAAGCGTTTTGGGAAAAGAAGGAGCTAGAATTAAAATTCACTATTTCCGCAGATCGATTTCTTAGAAATATGGTGCGTGCGATTGTAGGCACAATGGTGGAAATCGGAAATGGAAAAATAGAGCCGCAAGATTTGCACAGAATTATCCAGGATAAAAACCGCAATTCTGCTGGAACTTCTGCGCCGGCGCAAGGTTTGTTTTTAGTAGATGTAGGTTACGATTTCTAA